Proteins from a single region of Candidatus Eisenbacteria bacterium:
- a CDS encoding DinB family protein, which yields MSRTSPRRKAKPALRVVRAPRAKRAVGAAAASFPQRAGASAKQLLMFELIRARAAFLAAIHGLSAASANEPMGEGRWSARETVLHLITRDQARLRESESTRHGQEASWKGVEEPAMGILNAELMAPLRHLDWEDALRALHRVREQLMEEIESVAEDPAEMWSSEHPFGWMLHVLPPHDRHHADMIKRWRLARAR from the coding sequence GTGTCCAGGACTTCGCCCCGGCGCAAGGCCAAGCCCGCCCTGCGGGTGGTCCGTGCTCCACGCGCGAAGCGCGCGGTGGGCGCCGCTGCGGCGTCGTTCCCGCAACGCGCCGGCGCATCGGCCAAGCAGCTATTGATGTTCGAGCTGATTCGCGCCCGCGCGGCATTCCTCGCGGCGATCCATGGGCTCAGCGCGGCTTCCGCCAACGAGCCGATGGGCGAGGGGCGATGGAGCGCCCGCGAGACGGTGCTCCACCTGATCACGCGCGATCAGGCGCGGCTGCGCGAGAGCGAATCCACCCGCCATGGCCAGGAGGCCTCGTGGAAGGGGGTCGAGGAGCCCGCGATGGGAATCCTCAACGCCGAGCTGATGGCGCCGCTGCGCCACCTGGATTGGGAGGACGCGCTGCGCGCGCTCCATCGCGTTCGCGAACAGCTCATGGAAGAAATCGAGAGCGTCGCCGAGGACCCGGCCGAAATGTGGAGCTCCGAGCATCCGTTCGGCTGGATGCTCCACGTGCTGCCGCCTCACGACCGCCATCACGCCGACATGATCAAGCGCTGGCGCCTCGCGCGCGCGCGCTAG
- a CDS encoding 3-hydroxyacyl-CoA dehydrogenase, whose amino-acid sequence MTIRSVAVLGGGIMGRGIAYASALAGYDTRLQDVNRGALDQARAEIHGLLEKGVAAAKVDAAKAADAKSRLETVATIDEAVPEADLVIEAVPENMSLKLEIFEKLDHLTPSAALLATNTSSLSITEMAGATRRPGQVLGMHFFNPVHRMKLLEVVRGLETHDAAIAAAIEVGERMGKECVVVRESPGFVTSRINAMIGNEAFYMLQEGVASARDIDKALKLGLNHPMGPFELVDLVGLDTRLSILRFLHRTLGEKFRPCPLLEQYVAAGRTGRKSGRGVYDYSST is encoded by the coding sequence GTGACGATTCGCTCCGTCGCCGTCCTGGGTGGCGGCATCATGGGCCGCGGCATCGCCTACGCCTCGGCGCTCGCCGGTTACGACACGCGGCTCCAGGACGTGAACCGCGGAGCGCTCGATCAGGCGCGCGCGGAGATCCATGGTCTGCTCGAGAAAGGCGTGGCGGCCGCCAAGGTCGATGCCGCGAAAGCCGCGGATGCCAAGTCGCGGCTCGAGACCGTGGCCACGATCGATGAGGCGGTCCCCGAAGCGGATCTGGTCATCGAGGCAGTTCCCGAGAACATGAGCCTCAAGCTCGAGATCTTCGAGAAGCTCGATCACCTCACGCCTTCCGCAGCGCTGCTCGCCACGAACACCTCATCGCTTTCGATCACCGAGATGGCCGGCGCCACGAGGCGCCCCGGCCAGGTGCTCGGCATGCACTTCTTCAATCCGGTTCACCGCATGAAGCTGCTGGAAGTGGTGCGTGGACTGGAGACTCATGACGCGGCCATCGCGGCCGCCATCGAAGTCGGCGAGCGCATGGGCAAGGAGTGCGTGGTGGTGCGTGAGTCGCCCGGCTTCGTGACCTCGCGCATCAACGCGATGATCGGGAACGAGGCCTTCTACATGTTGCAGGAAGGCGTGGCGAGCGCGCGCGACATCGACAAGGCGCTGAAGCTCGGCTTGAACCACCCGATGGGTCCATTCGAGCTCGTGGATCTGGTCGGGCTCGATACCAGGCTTTCGATCCTGCGCTTTCTGCACCGGACGCTCGGGGAGAAGTTCCGCCCCTGCCCGTTGCTGGAGCAATACGTGGCCGCGGGCCGCACCGGCCGGAAGAGCGGCCGTGGTGTCTACGACTACTCCTCGACATGA
- a CDS encoding biotin transporter BioY produces MSAVRTLTLADVAWPRVGLLRDTVLILAASVITALAAQIAIPLPWSPVPLTGQSFAVLLSGAALGARRGFLAQMVYLAGGALGLPFFAGGGAGLVKLLGPTGGYLMAFPFAAALTGFLAERGWDRRFFTTYAALLLGSALIFAGGLSWLARFLPADQLLMSGLLPFIPGDLIKSAFASAVFPAAWRWAHRRHGNDV; encoded by the coding sequence ATGTCCGCCGTCCGCACGCTGACCCTGGCCGACGTCGCGTGGCCGCGCGTTGGTCTCCTCCGTGACACGGTGCTGATCCTGGCGGCCAGCGTCATCACCGCGCTCGCCGCGCAGATCGCCATTCCGTTGCCTTGGTCTCCGGTGCCGCTGACCGGTCAGAGCTTCGCCGTGCTGCTTTCGGGAGCGGCCCTCGGCGCACGCCGTGGTTTTCTGGCGCAAATGGTCTATCTCGCCGGAGGCGCCCTCGGTCTGCCGTTCTTCGCCGGCGGCGGCGCCGGCCTCGTCAAGCTGCTCGGGCCGACCGGCGGATACCTCATGGCCTTTCCGTTCGCGGCGGCCCTGACCGGCTTTCTGGCGGAGCGCGGCTGGGATCGCCGCTTCTTCACCACGTATGCGGCGCTGCTGCTGGGTAGTGCTTTGATCTTTGCCGGCGGGCTTTCATGGCTGGCGCGCTTCCTGCCGGCGGATCAACTGCTGATGAGCGGCCTGCTGCCGTTCATCCCGGGCGACCTGATCAAGTCCGCGTTCGCTTCGGCCGTGTTTCCTGCCGCTTGGCGCTGGGCTCATCGCCGCCACGGGAACGACGTGTGA